One segment of Phycisphaerae bacterium DNA contains the following:
- a CDS encoding ABC transporter permease subunit (The N-terminal region of this protein, as described by TIGR01726, is a three transmembrane segment that identifies a subfamily of ABC transporter permease subunits, which specificities that include histidine, arginine, glutamine, glutamate, L-cystine (sic), the opines (in Agrobacterium) octopine and nopaline, etc.) — protein MRGLFSEIAVCRFHRPGGYVARRSVHPVGHVAHLFPGSAIVALAAGILVLILGAGNARADALDDVRARGKLIWGGDEEGGGPYVYPDPDDPRRMIGFEVELSEIIAEELGVRAEFHQADWNTLPNFLDSGEIDIILNGYEWTPQRAGQMLASRPYYIYELQLLASKRDARIQSWDDLVGRPGEALKIGVMQGTAAATYVRGRFGDRVTLVEYDGNTNAMLQTASGVDDATVQDLPIAVFYRTLPQGRDLRFVGDPVGRGYYVMFARMGETRLIEAIDRAIESAFRDGRLRRVYEKYGLWNGTQDGLLDARPESAGIESVRGWRAFVTYSPVLIEAAWTTLKLSFLAMPIAVILGLLVALGRLYGPKMLGVGLSFYVEILRGTPVMLQLLVIYFLLPELLRTIGIGGLDRVTAAVIGLGINYSAYEAEIYRAGLQAIPRGQMEASLALGMTRTQALRIVIVPQALRISLPPVTNDFIALFKDTSICSAIAVVELTKQYNILSNSTGARIELAVMTALLYLLMSYPLSLVARRLERVMAGEVHH, from the coding sequence TTGGCGGCGGGGATTCTGGTCTTGATCCTCGGGGCGGGAAACGCCCGCGCTGATGCGCTGGATGATGTTCGCGCTCGAGGAAAACTGATCTGGGGTGGCGATGAGGAGGGCGGCGGTCCTTACGTTTATCCCGATCCGGACGATCCGCGCCGGATGATCGGTTTCGAAGTGGAGTTGTCTGAAATCATCGCCGAGGAACTGGGCGTCCGCGCCGAGTTTCATCAGGCTGACTGGAACACGCTGCCAAACTTTCTCGATAGCGGCGAGATCGACATCATCCTGAATGGCTACGAATGGACTCCGCAGCGAGCCGGCCAGATGCTCGCCAGCCGGCCTTACTACATCTACGAACTTCAACTGCTGGCGTCGAAGCGCGACGCGCGCATCCAGTCATGGGACGACCTAGTCGGGCGGCCGGGAGAGGCGCTGAAGATCGGTGTGATGCAGGGCACCGCCGCAGCGACGTATGTGCGCGGTCGGTTCGGCGATCGCGTGACGCTCGTCGAGTATGACGGCAATACCAACGCGATGCTGCAAACCGCCTCCGGCGTCGACGACGCGACGGTCCAGGATCTGCCGATTGCAGTCTTCTATCGAACTCTGCCGCAGGGACGCGACCTGCGATTCGTCGGTGATCCGGTCGGTCGCGGATATTACGTGATGTTTGCCCGAATGGGGGAGACACGGTTGATTGAAGCGATTGACCGTGCCATCGAGTCGGCATTTCGTGACGGTCGATTGCGGCGGGTCTATGAGAAGTACGGTCTCTGGAATGGAACACAGGACGGGCTGCTGGACGCCCGGCCCGAATCGGCTGGCATTGAAAGCGTCCGGGGCTGGCGCGCGTTCGTCACCTATTCTCCGGTGCTGATCGAAGCGGCGTGGACGACTTTGAAGCTCTCATTCCTGGCCATGCCGATCGCGGTCATTCTTGGCCTGCTCGTCGCGCTTGGCCGGTTGTATGGGCCGAAGATGCTTGGCGTCGGATTGAGTTTCTACGTCGAGATTCTGCGTGGAACCCCCGTCATGCTGCAACTGCTGGTAATCTACTTCCTGTTGCCTGAATTGCTCCGAACTATCGGAATCGGCGGGCTCGATCGCGTGACGGCGGCCGTTATTGGTTTGGGAATTAATTACTCGGCGTATGAAGCGGAAATTTATCGCGCCGGCTTGCAGGCGATTCCGCGCGGACAGATGGAGGCATCGCTGGCGCTGGGTATGACTCGCACGCAGGCGCTGCGGATCGTGATTGTCCCGCAAGCGCTTCGGATTTCCCTGCCCCCGGTAACCAATGATTTCATCGCACTCTTCAAGGATACCTCGATCTGCTCAGCGATTGCGGTCGTTGAACTGACAAAGCAGTACAATATCCTCTCAAACAGCACGGGCGCACGGATCGAACTCGCGGTGATGACGGCGTTACTTTACCTGCTGATGAGCTATCCACTGTCACTCGTGGCACGGCGCCTGGAGCGAGTGATGGCGGGCGAGGTCCACCACTGA